In the Acidiferrobacteraceae bacterium genome, CACTCTCCGGCTGACAGTTCATGTCCCCCATGACGACAACATGGCGGAAATCCTGAACCAGGTCCCGAACGAACTCGAGCTGCCGCATACGGGCGCGGCGGCTGAGCGCGAGATGCAGAATGACCAGGACAAGGGGATCGGCATCGGTCTCGAACTGTACGGTCAGGGCACCACGACCGGGGATGACACCAGGCAGGCTGTGTTCGCTGACGTCCGAGGCATCGAACCGGGTCAAAAGACCCATGCTGTGCTGGGCGATCTTTCCGAGATTGCGATTGGTGCGGTCATACCAGTACGGGAAATGGGCCCGGACGGCAAGATATTCAGTCTGGTTGATGAATCCGCTGCGCAGGCTCCCGGCATCGACCTCCTGCAGCCCGACCAGGTCGTAATCGTGCACGAGACGCGCGATTCGATTCAGGTTGTCGATCCGCTCGCCGTGGGGCAACAGGTGTTTCCAGCTATGGGTGAAGTAGTGATGGTAACGCCGGGTAGCGATCCCCGTTTGGATATTGTAGGAAAGCAGGCGAATCTGCTGGCCCGACTCCAGTCTGCGTCCGTCGCCGGTGACATTTTCCCGCAATCGGGATTCGGAAAGCTTCA is a window encoding:
- a CDS encoding endonuclease/exonuclease/phosphatase family protein; translated protein: MQALVTDPIDAMKLSESRLRENVTGDGRRLESGQQIRLLSYNIQTGIATRRYHHYFTHSWKHLLPHGERIDNLNRIARLVHDYDLVGLQEVDAGSLRSGFINQTEYLAVRAHFPYWYDRTNRNLGKIAQHSMGLLTRFDASDVSEHSLPGVIPGRGALTVQFETDADPLVLVILHLALSRRARMRQLEFVRDLVQDFRHVVVMGDMNCQPESEEMLWLLEHSNLVEPLENLHTFPSWRPFRNIDHILVTPSLEVEEVKVLNYPLSDHLPISMTVRLPAK